In a genomic window of Meleagris gallopavo isolate NT-WF06-2002-E0010 breed Aviagen turkey brand Nicholas breeding stock chromosome 1, Turkey_5.1, whole genome shotgun sequence:
- the LOC104913694 gene encoding pleckstrin homology-like domain family B member 2, translating into MGGKIKTWKKRWFVFDRNKRTFTYYADKHETKLKGVIYFQAIEEVYYDHLKNAYKSPNPLLTFSVKTHDRIYYMVAPTPEAMRIWMDVIVTGAEGYTHFML; encoded by the exons ATGGGAGGGAAGattaaaacatggaaaaaacGATGGTTTGTTTTTGACAGAAACAAGAGAACTTTTACGTATTATGCAG ATAAACATGAAACTAAATTAAAAggtgtaatttattttcaagctaTTGAAGAAGTCTATTATGATCACCTAAAGAATGCATATAAG agtCCCAACCCACTACTCACTTTCAGTGTTAAGACACATGACCGAATATACTATATGGTCGCTCCAACACCAGAAGCCATGAGGATATGGATGGATGTTATTGTTACAGGCGCAGAAGGCTACACCCACTTCATGTTATAA